One genomic window of Borreliella burgdorferi B31 includes the following:
- the rpoC gene encoding DNA-directed RNA polymerase subunit beta', producing MKEIKDFERIKIKIASPDQIRNWSYGEVKKSETINYRTLRPEKDGLFCERIFGTTKEWECYCGKFKSVRYKGIICDRCNVEVTHFKVRRERMGHIELAAPVAHIWYYKYIPSRIGLLLDITASSLNSILYYEKYVVIEPGDTDLKKMQLLNEDEYIEARERYGMSFNASMGAEAIKTLLENLDLDELSSKLRIQMIDKDDKTDKKLLRRLEIIENFKISGNKPEWMIMEVLPVIPPEIRPMVQLDGGRFATSDLNDLYRRVINRNNRLRKLLLLNAPEIIVRNEKRMLQESVDSLFDNSHKRKVVKGSSSRPLKSLSDALKGKQGRFRQNLLGKRVDYSGRSVIVVGPELKLHQCGLPAKMALELFKPFVIRRLIESEAVFNIKRAKNLIEQEVDEVWQILDLVIKEHPILLNRAPTLHRLGIQAFEPVLVEGKAIKLHPLVCHAYNADFDGDQMAVHVPLTPAAQAESWALMLSTNNLLNPANGHPIVFPSQDIVLGLYYLTMEKKNVVGEGKKFLNFNNVILAINNRSLDYNASIYVKIHGEYKKTTAGRVIFNEALPKGIEFVNKTLSDLELQILISKVYVVHGSSIVIEMLDIIKELGFRYATKFGCTISMSDIIVPDEKRTYVERANKEIAKIQNDYAKGVITGEERYNNVVSVWLKTNEELTNKMMEILKKDRDGFNVIYMMADSGARGSRNQIRQLAGMRGLMAKTSGDIIELPIISNFKEGLSVIEFFISTNGARKGLADTALKTADAGYLTRRLVDIAQDVVVRIEDCGTINGIKVETVKNGEEILESLKEKAVGSYSIERIKNPITGEIVLDANEEISEAKIELLEKIGIEKLVIRSVLTCEAEHGVCQKCYGRDFSKNKPVNIGEAVGIIAAQSIGQPGTQLTMRTFHIGGVAQAGSEDDKISLKNAFILNGIEGFNVRVDNGILFTRKGTLKIINVFYEEKIKNIKEIKVLDSQRVIKGIPLFIDKKGSEILSSYIGYVKLRDDNFFIVSEEQEVSLKAGTKLEIEVGDYVESGKVIGTFDPFAEPIIAEVKGKIKFKDIILGTTLKEEINTETGNVEKRITDNVFESLDPRIFIIDSSGMEVASYVLPGDAYLQVEDGQSINIGDIIAKLSKGSEKTQDITGGLPRVNDLFETRIPKNLTEMAKVSGIVQFKSIQKGKRLINILDEYGVEHKHYIPAGKHLLVRDGDVVKAGDMLCDGRINPHDVLEILGGISLQEFLLAEIQDVYRKQGVSINDKHIGVIIKQMMKKVKIVAVGDTNFVYGQKVDKHTFYEQNRKVIEQGGEPAIASPILIGVTKTSLNIDSFISAASFQETTKVLTDASIAGKIDDLRGLKENVVIGHLIPTGTGMGLYKKIKVSENIDSEV from the coding sequence ATGAAAGAGATAAAAGATTTTGAAAGAATAAAAATTAAAATAGCGTCTCCCGATCAAATTAGAAATTGGTCTTATGGAGAGGTTAAAAAGTCCGAAACTATTAATTATAGAACTTTAAGACCCGAAAAAGATGGGCTTTTTTGTGAAAGGATTTTTGGTACTACAAAGGAATGGGAATGTTATTGTGGTAAATTTAAATCGGTCAGATATAAAGGTATTATTTGTGATCGTTGTAATGTAGAGGTTACCCATTTTAAGGTTAGACGTGAAAGAATGGGGCATATTGAGCTAGCAGCCCCAGTTGCTCATATTTGGTATTACAAATATATACCCTCTAGGATTGGGCTTTTGCTTGATATTACAGCATCTAGTTTGAATTCTATTCTTTATTATGAAAAATATGTAGTAATTGAACCGGGCGATACTGATCTTAAAAAAATGCAGCTTTTAAATGAAGATGAGTACATAGAAGCTAGAGAGCGATATGGTATGTCTTTTAATGCTTCAATGGGGGCTGAGGCTATTAAAACTCTTCTTGAAAATCTTGATCTTGATGAGCTTTCGTCTAAGCTTAGAATTCAAATGATAGATAAAGATGATAAAACTGATAAGAAACTCTTAAGACGTCTTGAAATTATTGAGAATTTTAAAATTTCTGGCAATAAGCCAGAGTGGATGATTATGGAAGTTCTTCCTGTTATTCCCCCAGAGATTAGGCCAATGGTTCAGCTTGATGGGGGGCGCTTTGCAACATCTGATCTTAATGATCTTTATAGAAGAGTCATAAATAGAAATAATCGTTTAAGAAAGTTGCTTCTTCTTAATGCGCCAGAGATTATTGTGAGAAACGAAAAAAGAATGCTTCAAGAATCAGTAGACTCTCTTTTTGACAATTCTCATAAAAGAAAGGTTGTCAAAGGTTCATCTAGTAGGCCTCTCAAGTCGCTTTCCGATGCATTAAAAGGTAAGCAGGGAAGGTTTAGGCAAAATCTTCTTGGTAAAAGAGTAGATTATTCTGGTCGTTCTGTTATTGTTGTTGGACCTGAGCTTAAGCTACATCAATGTGGATTGCCTGCAAAAATGGCCCTTGAGCTTTTTAAGCCTTTTGTGATAAGAAGACTGATTGAGAGTGAAGCTGTTTTTAATATCAAAAGAGCAAAGAATTTAATAGAGCAAGAAGTAGATGAGGTGTGGCAAATTTTAGATCTTGTTATCAAAGAGCATCCTATTCTTTTAAATAGGGCACCCACTCTTCATAGACTTGGAATTCAAGCTTTTGAACCTGTGTTAGTTGAGGGTAAGGCAATAAAATTACATCCTCTTGTTTGTCATGCATACAATGCCGATTTTGATGGTGATCAAATGGCGGTACATGTGCCTCTTACTCCGGCAGCACAAGCTGAAAGTTGGGCTTTAATGCTTTCAACAAATAATCTTTTAAATCCTGCCAATGGGCATCCTATTGTTTTTCCATCCCAAGATATTGTTTTGGGCCTATATTATTTAACTATGGAAAAAAAGAATGTTGTTGGAGAAGGTAAAAAGTTTTTAAACTTTAACAATGTTATTCTTGCCATAAATAATAGGAGTCTGGATTACAATGCTTCTATTTATGTAAAAATTCATGGTGAGTACAAAAAAACTACGGCCGGTAGGGTTATATTTAATGAGGCTTTGCCCAAGGGAATTGAATTTGTAAATAAAACCCTTAGTGATTTGGAGCTACAAATTTTAATATCAAAAGTTTATGTAGTTCATGGTTCTTCTATCGTAATTGAAATGCTTGACATCATCAAGGAACTTGGTTTTAGGTATGCCACTAAGTTTGGATGCACAATTAGTATGAGCGATATTATTGTTCCTGATGAAAAAAGAACTTATGTAGAAAGGGCCAATAAAGAGATTGCTAAGATTCAAAATGATTATGCTAAAGGTGTTATTACTGGCGAAGAGCGTTATAACAATGTAGTTTCTGTTTGGTTAAAGACCAATGAAGAACTTACTAATAAGATGATGGAAATTTTAAAGAAAGATAGAGATGGATTTAATGTTATATATATGATGGCAGATTCTGGTGCTAGGGGTAGTAGGAATCAAATAAGACAGCTTGCTGGTATGAGAGGATTGATGGCAAAAACTTCTGGGGATATTATTGAGCTTCCAATTATTTCTAACTTTAAAGAAGGTCTTTCTGTGATAGAGTTTTTTATATCTACAAATGGAGCAAGAAAAGGTCTAGCAGATACTGCTCTTAAGACCGCTGATGCTGGATATTTAACTCGAAGATTAGTAGACATTGCTCAAGATGTTGTTGTTAGAATAGAGGATTGTGGAACTATAAATGGAATAAAAGTTGAGACTGTAAAAAATGGTGAAGAAATATTAGAATCTTTGAAAGAAAAAGCTGTTGGGAGTTATTCTATTGAAAGAATAAAAAATCCAATTACTGGCGAGATTGTTTTAGATGCAAATGAAGAAATCTCAGAAGCTAAAATAGAATTATTAGAGAAAATTGGTATTGAAAAACTTGTTATTAGATCTGTTTTAACGTGTGAAGCTGAGCATGGCGTTTGTCAAAAATGTTATGGTAGAGACTTTTCTAAGAACAAACCTGTTAATATTGGGGAGGCTGTGGGAATAATTGCTGCTCAGTCCATAGGTCAACCGGGTACTCAATTAACCATGAGAACTTTTCATATTGGTGGAGTTGCTCAGGCTGGCAGTGAGGATGATAAAATATCTTTAAAGAATGCCTTCATACTTAATGGCATAGAAGGTTTTAATGTTAGAGTTGATAATGGAATTCTTTTCACAAGAAAAGGAACTTTAAAAATAATCAATGTTTTTTATGAGGAAAAAATTAAGAACATAAAAGAGATTAAAGTTTTAGATTCTCAAAGAGTAATAAAAGGAATTCCTTTGTTTATTGATAAAAAGGGCTCAGAGATTCTCTCTTCTTACATTGGTTATGTTAAATTAAGAGACGATAATTTTTTCATAGTGTCAGAAGAGCAAGAAGTTTCCTTGAAAGCGGGTACAAAGCTTGAAATAGAGGTTGGTGATTATGTTGAATCAGGCAAAGTTATTGGTACATTTGATCCATTTGCAGAGCCTATTATTGCAGAGGTTAAGGGTAAAATTAAATTTAAGGATATTATTTTAGGAACTACTCTTAAAGAGGAAATAAATACTGAAACAGGCAATGTTGAAAAAAGAATTACAGATAATGTTTTTGAATCTCTTGATCCTAGAATTTTTATTATTGATAGTAGTGGTATGGAGGTTGCATCTTATGTATTACCAGGTGATGCTTATCTTCAAGTTGAAGATGGCCAGAGTATTAACATAGGAGATATTATTGCGAAACTTTCTAAAGGTTCTGAAAAAACTCAAGATATTACAGGGGGATTGCCTCGTGTTAATGATCTTTTTGAGACAAGAATTCCTAAGAATTTAACTGAAATGGCTAAAGTAAGCGGAATTGTACAATTTAAATCAATTCAAAAAGGTAAAAGGCTTATTAATATTTTAGATGAGTATGGGGTTGAACATAAGCATTATATTCCAGCTGGAAAACATCTTTTGGTTAGAGATGGAGATGTTGTAAAAGCAGGAGATATGCTTTGTGATGGTAGAATTAATCCTCATGATGTGCTTGAAATTTTAGGTGGGATTAGTTTACAAGAATTTCTGTTGGCAGAAATTCAGGATGTTTATCGAAAACAGGGTGTTAGCATTAATGACAAACATATTGGTGTGATAATCAAGCAAATGATGAAAAAAGTTAAGATTGTTGCAGTTGGTGATACTAATTTTGTTTATGGGCAAAAGGTAGATAAGCACACTTTTTATGAGCAAAATAGAAAAGTAATCGAACAAGGTGGTGAGCCAGCAATAGCAAGTCCAATTCTTATAGGAGTAACTAAAACGTCTCTTAATATAGATTCTTTTATTTCCGCAGCTTCTTTCCAGGAAACAACAAAAGTATTAACAGATGCTTCTATTGCTGGAAAAATAGATGATCTTAGGGGATTAAAAGAAAATGTTGTAATTGGACATTTAATTCCTACTGGAACTGGTATGGGTCTTTATAAAAAAATTAAAGTTAGTGAAAATATCGATTCTGAAGTTTAA
- the rpoB gene encoding DNA-directed RNA polymerase subunit beta, with product MIKRVHLGQGRADEILDLPNLIEIQLNSYEKFLQLDKLKSKKPLLNEGLESVFRNIFPIKSGNGDVALEYERYYIENDALNFTEKECKRKGQSYEAVLKVRLNLQFLTTGEIRQKDVYMGTIPLMTERGTFIINGAERVVVSQIHRSPGVVFYKEKDLYSARIIPYRGSWLEFEIDSKKDYLYVKIDRKKRILITLFLRALGFDTREKIIETFYNIKKIKVEDGTKRDLPGQYLAKSINIRENMYYRAGDKITLQDVEDFLQNGVNEIELVDFDGYNDISGKRFVSSNVILNCLEKEDAFFALKDGSKELPKESVMLAVYGSLFPGEPISIDNAENDLKTIFFSERRYDLGRVGRYKLSKKFGFDDLTTSVLTMDDIVNTISHLLRIYEGHDILDDIDHLGNRRVRSVGELLTNIYKGAMSRVEKIAKDRMSNKEVFNLKPQELISVKPIVSAVKEFFATSQLSQFMDQVNPLAELTHKRRLNALGPGGLSRDRAGFEVRDVHYTHYGRMCPIETPEGPNIGLIVSLATYSRVNDYGFLETPYRKVVNGVVTDQLEYLSAIDEEKKCIAQANAAFNSNGKYLEDLVSVRISGDYTTTSPTNIDYMDVSPRQLISVSSALIPFLEHNDANRALMGSNMQRQAVPLLFPKPPIVGTGMESVVAKDSGVVVKAKRSGEVILATSSKIVVKPFEAENAKDLDEYHIVKYERTNQDTCFNQSVLVKEGQKVERGEIIADGPATRYGELALGNNLLLGVIPWNGFNYEDAILISDRIVKEDLYTSIHIKEFSIEVRETKLGPEKVTGDIPNVSEKILNKLDENGIIRIGTYVKPGDILVGKVTPKSEGDITPEFRLLTSIFGEKAKDVKNNSLKVPHGTEGTVIDVQRITKEDVGNLSPGVEEILKVYVAKKRKLKEGDKMAGRHGNKGVVAKILPVEDMPYLADGTPLDICLNPLGVPSRMNIGQLMESQLGLAGKYLGESYNVPVFESATNEQIQEKLKTAGFNPTSKEILYDGYTGEPFENEVMVGVIYMLKLHHLVDDKMHARSTGPYSLVSQQPLGGKAQFGGQRLGEMEVWALEAYGAAHTLQELLTVKSDDMSGRVKIYENIVKGVPTNVSGIPESFNVLMQELRGLGLDLSIYDDAGNQVPLTEKEEELINKS from the coding sequence ATGATAAAAAGAGTTCATCTGGGACAAGGAAGAGCTGATGAGATTTTAGACCTACCTAACCTGATAGAAATACAATTAAATTCTTATGAAAAATTTTTACAACTTGATAAATTAAAAAGTAAAAAACCTTTACTTAATGAGGGCCTTGAGTCTGTTTTTAGAAATATATTTCCCATTAAAAGTGGAAATGGTGATGTTGCTCTTGAGTATGAAAGATACTATATAGAAAACGATGCCCTTAATTTTACAGAAAAAGAATGTAAAAGAAAGGGTCAAAGTTATGAGGCTGTTTTAAAAGTAAGATTGAATTTGCAATTTTTGACTACTGGGGAAATAAGGCAAAAAGACGTATACATGGGAACTATTCCTTTAATGACAGAAAGAGGCACTTTTATTATTAATGGGGCTGAGAGGGTTGTTGTTTCTCAGATTCACAGATCCCCAGGAGTTGTTTTTTATAAAGAAAAAGATTTGTATTCTGCTAGAATAATTCCTTATCGTGGTTCTTGGTTAGAATTTGAGATTGATTCAAAAAAAGATTATCTTTATGTAAAAATAGATAGAAAAAAAAGAATACTTATAACTCTTTTTTTAAGAGCTTTAGGGTTTGATACGAGAGAAAAAATAATAGAAACTTTTTACAATATTAAAAAAATTAAAGTTGAAGACGGTACAAAAAGAGATCTTCCAGGGCAATATTTAGCTAAGAGTATTAACATAAGAGAGAATATGTATTATCGTGCAGGAGATAAAATTACTCTGCAAGATGTTGAAGATTTTTTACAAAATGGAGTAAATGAAATAGAGCTTGTTGATTTTGATGGTTATAATGATATTTCTGGAAAGCGCTTTGTAAGTTCGAATGTTATTCTAAATTGTCTTGAAAAAGAGGATGCTTTCTTTGCTTTAAAGGATGGCTCTAAAGAGCTTCCAAAAGAATCAGTTATGCTAGCTGTTTATGGTTCTCTTTTTCCCGGTGAGCCAATATCAATTGATAATGCTGAAAACGATTTAAAAACCATATTCTTTTCTGAAAGAAGATATGATCTTGGACGTGTGGGGCGGTATAAACTTTCTAAAAAATTTGGATTTGATGATTTAACTACATCGGTTTTAACTATGGATGATATTGTTAACACCATATCTCATCTTTTAAGAATATATGAAGGCCATGATATTCTTGATGATATTGACCATTTAGGAAATAGAAGGGTTCGTTCTGTTGGTGAGCTTCTTACTAATATATATAAAGGCGCGATGTCAAGAGTTGAAAAAATTGCTAAAGATAGAATGTCTAACAAGGAAGTTTTTAATCTAAAGCCTCAAGAATTAATAAGCGTTAAGCCTATTGTATCTGCTGTTAAAGAATTTTTTGCAACCAGTCAGCTTTCACAGTTTATGGATCAGGTCAATCCTTTGGCTGAGCTTACTCACAAAAGGCGTCTTAATGCTCTTGGACCAGGAGGACTTTCAAGAGATAGGGCAGGATTTGAAGTAAGAGATGTGCATTATACTCATTATGGTAGAATGTGTCCTATTGAAACCCCTGAAGGGCCAAATATTGGACTTATTGTTTCTTTGGCTACTTATTCTAGAGTTAATGATTATGGTTTTTTAGAAACTCCTTATAGGAAAGTTGTTAATGGAGTGGTGACGGACCAATTAGAATATTTATCTGCTATTGACGAAGAGAAAAAGTGTATTGCTCAGGCTAATGCTGCTTTTAATTCTAATGGAAAGTATCTTGAAGATTTAGTTTCTGTTAGAATTTCTGGTGATTATACTACAACAAGTCCCACAAATATAGACTATATGGACGTTTCTCCTAGGCAGCTAATTTCAGTATCTTCGGCGTTAATTCCTTTTCTTGAGCACAATGATGCAAATCGAGCTCTTATGGGTTCTAATATGCAAAGACAAGCAGTACCTTTGCTTTTCCCTAAGCCTCCTATTGTTGGTACGGGTATGGAAAGCGTTGTTGCAAAGGATTCAGGAGTAGTTGTTAAGGCTAAAAGAAGTGGGGAAGTTATTCTTGCAACAAGTAGTAAGATAGTTGTTAAACCTTTTGAGGCAGAGAATGCTAAAGATTTAGATGAATATCATATTGTTAAGTATGAAAGGACAAATCAAGACACTTGTTTTAATCAATCCGTTTTAGTTAAAGAGGGTCAAAAAGTTGAAAGGGGCGAGATAATAGCTGACGGTCCTGCTACTAGATATGGAGAACTTGCTCTTGGTAATAATTTATTGCTAGGAGTTATTCCTTGGAATGGATTTAATTATGAGGATGCTATATTAATTTCTGATAGAATTGTAAAGGAAGATCTTTATACATCTATTCATATCAAAGAATTTAGCATAGAGGTAAGAGAAACTAAACTTGGTCCTGAGAAAGTTACAGGAGATATACCTAATGTTAGTGAAAAGATATTAAATAAATTGGATGAAAATGGGATTATACGGATAGGAACTTATGTAAAGCCCGGTGATATTCTGGTTGGTAAAGTTACTCCAAAGTCAGAAGGAGACATTACTCCTGAATTTAGACTGTTAACTTCCATTTTTGGAGAAAAAGCAAAAGATGTTAAAAATAATTCATTAAAAGTTCCTCATGGTACTGAAGGTACAGTTATTGATGTTCAAAGGATTACCAAAGAGGATGTTGGTAATCTTTCTCCTGGAGTTGAGGAGATACTTAAAGTTTATGTTGCCAAAAAAAGGAAGCTTAAAGAGGGCGATAAAATGGCTGGACGACATGGTAATAAGGGTGTTGTTGCAAAGATTCTTCCTGTTGAAGATATGCCTTATCTTGCAGACGGAACCCCTCTTGATATATGCTTAAATCCTTTGGGAGTTCCATCTAGAATGAATATCGGACAGTTAATGGAATCTCAATTAGGCCTTGCTGGTAAATATCTTGGTGAATCTTATAATGTTCCTGTTTTTGAATCTGCTACAAATGAACAAATTCAGGAAAAATTAAAAACTGCTGGATTTAATCCAACTTCTAAAGAAATTTTATATGATGGTTATACAGGAGAGCCGTTCGAAAATGAAGTAATGGTTGGGGTGATTTACATGCTTAAACTACACCATCTTGTTGATGATAAAATGCACGCAAGATCAACAGGCCCATATTCTCTTGTTTCTCAGCAACCTCTTGGAGGAAAGGCTCAATTTGGTGGGCAAAGACTTGGAGAAATGGAGGTTTGGGCTCTTGAAGCTTATGGTGCGGCGCACACCCTTCAAGAACTTTTAACAGTTAAATCTGATGATATGTCAGGCAGAGTTAAAATATATGAAAATATAGTAAAAGGCGTTCCTACTAATGTATCAGGGATTCCTGAGTCTTTTAATGTGCTAATGCAAGAGCTTAGAGGGCTTGGACTTGATTTGTCAATTTATGATGATGCTGGGAATCAGGTTCCTTTGACAGAAAAAGAAGAAGAATTGATTAATAAAAGCTAG
- the rplL gene encoding 50S ribosomal protein L7/L12: MALNKEDILTWLEGAKTMEVVDLVTAIEEKFGVTAAVAAGVGGAVSVGSADSEEQTEFDVILMSFGDSKINVIKEVRAITGLGLGEAKALVEAAPKAIKEGLSKSDAEELKKKLEAVGAKVEVK, from the coding sequence ATGGCACTAAATAAAGAAGATATTTTAACCTGGCTTGAAGGTGCAAAAACTATGGAAGTTGTTGACCTTGTAACAGCTATTGAGGAAAAGTTTGGAGTAACTGCCGCTGTTGCTGCTGGTGTAGGGGGAGCTGTTTCAGTAGGTTCGGCTGATTCTGAAGAACAAACCGAATTTGATGTAATTCTTATGTCTTTTGGTGATAGCAAGATAAATGTTATAAAAGAAGTTAGAGCTATTACAGGACTTGGTCTTGGAGAAGCTAAGGCGTTAGTTGAAGCCGCTCCTAAAGCTATTAAAGAAGGTCTTTCTAAGTCAGATGCTGAAGAATTAAAAAAGAAACTTGAGGCAGTTGGCGCAAAAGTTGAAGTTAAATAA
- the rplJ gene encoding 50S ribosomal protein L10, giving the protein MSAKINAKKLEMFDLLKQFIDSKQNLFFLDYRGLNVAQLTELRNKIEGEHGSLKVVKNNIMKMVLKEKNINVVDSCLVGPTVVVTALEEANVIAKIFYDFVKSSTLKVKGGFVLGEFYDEAKVQAYSKLPTKKESISLFASVLKAPVSKLARTLKALADVKN; this is encoded by the coding sequence ATGAGCGCAAAGATAAATGCTAAAAAGTTGGAAATGTTTGATTTATTAAAACAGTTTATAGATAGCAAACAAAATCTTTTTTTCTTAGATTATAGAGGTTTAAATGTAGCTCAGTTAACAGAACTTCGCAATAAAATAGAAGGCGAACATGGATCATTAAAAGTTGTTAAAAACAATATAATGAAGATGGTTTTAAAAGAAAAGAATATTAATGTTGTTGATTCTTGTTTGGTTGGCCCTACAGTTGTTGTTACTGCATTAGAAGAAGCTAATGTAATAGCAAAAATTTTTTATGATTTTGTAAAAAGTAGTACTTTAAAAGTAAAGGGCGGTTTTGTATTAGGAGAGTTTTATGATGAGGCTAAGGTTCAAGCTTACAGCAAGCTTCCTACCAAAAAAGAGTCTATTTCTTTATTTGCTAGCGTGTTAAAAGCGCCAGTTTCTAAGCTTGCAAGAACATTGAAAGCTTTGGCTGATGTTAAAAATTAA
- the rplA gene encoding 50S ribosomal protein L1, which produces MSKKGKKYIEAFSKVDKNKFYNIEDAILLLKEIKFAKFDETIDISINLNLKKNHTVRDTIVLPNQFMKPKRILVFAKGDRADEARAFGATYVGDDDLINKIKSGWDEFDVVVATPDMMKDVGRLGPILGKRGLMPNPKTQTVTNNLKDAINSLKKGRTEFRANKNGVISFSFGKSSMDNEKIKENYEEFVKEVVKKRPSDLKGAFIDSIYISSTMGPSIKVNFVWR; this is translated from the coding sequence ATGTCAAAAAAGGGTAAAAAATATATTGAAGCTTTTTCTAAAGTGGATAAGAATAAATTTTATAACATTGAAGATGCAATTTTGCTGTTGAAAGAAATTAAATTTGCCAAATTTGATGAAACTATAGATATATCTATTAACCTTAATTTAAAAAAAAATCATACTGTTAGAGACACTATAGTTTTGCCAAATCAGTTTATGAAGCCAAAAAGAATACTTGTTTTTGCAAAAGGTGATCGAGCAGATGAAGCTAGAGCTTTTGGTGCAACTTATGTTGGCGATGATGATCTTATAAATAAGATTAAAAGCGGTTGGGATGAATTTGATGTTGTTGTTGCAACTCCTGATATGATGAAAGATGTTGGAAGACTTGGTCCTATTTTAGGGAAAAGGGGTTTAATGCCCAATCCAAAGACTCAAACAGTCACAAATAATCTTAAAGATGCAATCAACAGTCTTAAAAAGGGTCGAACAGAATTTAGGGCAAATAAAAATGGTGTAATAAGCTTTTCTTTTGGTAAATCTTCTATGGACAATGAAAAGATAAAAGAAAATTATGAGGAATTTGTCAAGGAAGTTGTTAAAAAAAGACCGAGTGACTTAAAGGGAGCTTTTATAGATAGTATTTATATTTCATCTACTATGGGGCCTTCTATAAAAGTTAATTTTGTTTGGAGGTAA
- the rplK gene encoding 50S ribosomal protein L11: MAKKKAISWIKLQVPAAQAAPGAKIGQALGPHGVSGPQFVKEFNERTAKMDPGIVVPVIITVYSDKSFSFIVKTPPASILIKKAIGIESGSKKSNTDKVGTISKEKLMEIARIKMSDLNAKSESAAFKIIAGSARSMGVEVEK, translated from the coding sequence ATGGCAAAAAAAAAAGCAATTTCTTGGATTAAATTGCAGGTTCCAGCTGCTCAAGCGGCTCCAGGAGCTAAAATAGGGCAAGCGCTTGGACCTCATGGAGTTAGTGGTCCTCAGTTTGTAAAGGAATTTAATGAGAGAACCGCAAAGATGGATCCCGGCATTGTGGTTCCTGTTATTATTACTGTTTATAGTGATAAAAGTTTTTCTTTTATTGTAAAGACTCCCCCAGCTTCGATTTTAATTAAAAAAGCTATTGGGATAGAATCAGGATCTAAGAAATCTAATACAGATAAAGTTGGAACCATATCAAAAGAAAAGTTGATGGAGATAGCAAGAATTAAAATGTCTGATTTAAATGCAAAGTCAGAATCAGCAGCGTTTAAAATTATTGCAGGAAGTGCACGTTCAATGGGTGTTGAGGTGGAGAAATAA
- the nusG gene encoding transcription termination/antitermination protein NusG yields MSRAWYVVQTYSQYEKKIEQDIRLLINEGVFGGVVLDVKAPIEKVEEIRNGKKRIRERKIWPGYILIELDLPEVGWKDIIANIIKVQGVINFVGVSKGQRPIPINDEEVKSVFMLTGEIKANKSIFMLYDFEEGERVRIKGGPFDSFEGLISSIDYERKKLKVAVQIFGRSTPVEVDFQHIEKI; encoded by the coding sequence ATGTCTAGAGCTTGGTATGTAGTTCAAACTTATTCTCAATATGAGAAAAAGATAGAGCAGGACATAAGGCTTTTAATAAATGAAGGTGTTTTTGGCGGTGTGGTATTAGATGTTAAGGCTCCTATTGAAAAAGTAGAAGAGATAAGAAATGGCAAGAAAAGAATAAGGGAGAGAAAAATTTGGCCAGGCTATATTCTTATTGAGCTAGATCTTCCAGAAGTAGGCTGGAAAGATATTATTGCTAATATTATCAAAGTTCAAGGCGTTATTAATTTTGTTGGTGTTAGTAAGGGGCAAAGGCCTATTCCTATTAATGATGAAGAAGTAAAAAGTGTTTTTATGCTTACTGGTGAGATTAAAGCAAATAAATCTATTTTTATGCTTTATGACTTTGAAGAAGGAGAAAGAGTTAGAATTAAAGGCGGACCTTTTGACTCCTTTGAAGGACTTATTAGTTCTATTGATTATGAAAGAAAGAAATTAAAAGTTGCAGTTCAAATTTTTGGAAGATCAACGCCTGTTGAAGTTGATTTCCAACATATAGAAAAGATTTAA
- the secE gene encoding preprotein translocase subunit SecE: MFRFIKDSILELKKVTWPKYNEVVGNGKQVFWLVLFVSIFLGIVDYLMFLVVTYVF, encoded by the coding sequence GTGTTTAGGTTTATCAAAGATAGTATCTTAGAGCTTAAGAAGGTAACGTGGCCTAAGTATAATGAAGTTGTTGGAAATGGAAAGCAAGTTTTTTGGCTGGTATTATTTGTTTCAATTTTCTTGGGTATAGTCGATTATCTTATGTTTCTTGTTGTAACTTATGTATTTTAG
- the rpmG gene encoding 50S ribosomal protein L33, giving the protein MGKKKGKGAVELISLICEETGIRNYTTTKNRRNKQEKLELMKYCPKLRKHTLHKEGKIK; this is encoded by the coding sequence ATGGGTAAAAAGAAGGGCAAAGGAGCTGTTGAGCTTATATCTTTGATTTGTGAAGAAACAGGAATTAGAAATTATACCACTACTAAGAATAGACGCAATAAGCAAGAAAAGTTAGAATTGATGAAATATTGTCCAAAATTACGAAAACACACTCTTCATAAAGAAGGAAAAATAAAATAA